The Tenacibaculum jejuense genome includes a window with the following:
- a CDS encoding ABC-F family ATP-binding cassette domain-containing protein: MLNVHNLTVSFMGTDLFSGITFKLIKGDRVGLIGKNGAGKSTLLKVLAKDIESSGGTLAFDKDISIGFLRQDIDFVQGRTILEEAYQAFEEIKEIEGKLEEINQQLAERTDYESESYNQLIIDLNELTERYELIGGYNYQGDTEKILQGLGFQREDFDKLTDTFSGGWRMRIELAKLLLQNNDILLLDEPTNHLDIESIIWLEDFLKSYAGAIVTVSHDKMFLDNVTNRTIEISLGQIYDYKKAYSKYLEQRADIKEKQLQAQKNQEKEIKRTEQLIEKFRAKASKASMAQSLIKKLDKVERIEVDQDENAVMNVRFEISKEPGKIVVEAEEVSKSYGEKHVLSDVNLMIERNAKVAFVGQNGQGKSTLAKMIVGEIPFEGSLKLGHNVEVGYFAQNQSEYLPPEKTVLEIVEEAANDTNRIKVRDMLGAFLFGGEAVDKKAKVLSGGERNRLALCRLLMTPFNVLIMDEPTNHLDIASKNVLKKALKNFKGTLILVSHDRDFLQGLATNVYGFKDKEIKKYLGGIDYFLEQHKMESLREAEKKTVVKEEKSTSKKEAYKLSKEEEKELRKLKNRSSKVENLIADLEAEIEAIDLELAQNYDEVSARPNFFEEYKAKKNKLDDLMIEWEEVEEKISDFK; the protein is encoded by the coding sequence ATGTTAAACGTACATAATTTAACCGTCTCTTTTATGGGAACAGATTTGTTCTCAGGTATTACTTTTAAATTAATAAAAGGAGATCGAGTAGGACTTATCGGTAAAAATGGGGCAGGGAAATCTACCTTATTAAAAGTATTAGCAAAAGATATAGAAAGTAGCGGTGGTACATTAGCTTTTGATAAAGATATAAGTATTGGTTTTTTACGTCAGGACATCGATTTTGTTCAAGGAAGAACAATTTTAGAAGAAGCATACCAAGCTTTTGAAGAAATCAAAGAGATTGAAGGAAAATTAGAAGAAATTAACCAACAATTAGCAGAACGTACAGATTACGAAAGTGAAAGTTATAACCAACTAATTATCGATTTAAACGAGCTTACTGAACGTTACGAGCTTATTGGAGGTTACAATTATCAAGGAGACACAGAAAAAATTCTTCAAGGTTTAGGATTTCAAAGAGAAGATTTCGATAAACTCACAGATACCTTTTCTGGAGGTTGGAGAATGCGTATTGAATTAGCTAAACTCTTATTGCAGAATAACGATATTTTATTGTTAGATGAGCCAACAAACCACTTAGATATAGAATCGATTATTTGGCTTGAGGATTTCTTAAAAAGCTATGCAGGAGCAATTGTAACTGTATCTCACGATAAAATGTTTTTAGATAATGTTACAAACAGAACTATTGAAATTTCTTTAGGACAGATTTACGATTACAAAAAAGCCTATTCTAAATATTTAGAACAAAGAGCAGATATTAAAGAAAAACAATTACAAGCTCAGAAAAATCAAGAGAAAGAAATCAAGAGAACAGAGCAGCTCATAGAAAAGTTTAGAGCGAAAGCAAGTAAAGCATCTATGGCGCAATCTTTGATAAAAAAATTAGATAAAGTTGAACGTATAGAAGTTGATCAAGATGAAAATGCAGTGATGAATGTACGTTTTGAGATATCTAAAGAGCCAGGTAAAATTGTTGTAGAAGCAGAAGAAGTTAGCAAAAGTTATGGTGAAAAACATGTGCTTTCTGATGTAAATTTAATGATTGAAAGAAATGCGAAGGTTGCATTTGTAGGACAAAACGGACAAGGAAAATCAACTTTAGCTAAAATGATTGTTGGTGAAATTCCTTTTGAAGGAAGTTTAAAATTAGGTCATAATGTTGAAGTTGGATATTTTGCTCAGAATCAATCTGAATATTTACCTCCAGAAAAAACAGTTTTAGAAATTGTTGAAGAAGCAGCTAATGATACCAACAGAATAAAAGTTAGAGACATGCTAGGAGCTTTTCTATTCGGAGGAGAAGCAGTAGATAAAAAAGCAAAAGTATTATCTGGAGGAGAAAGAAACCGATTAGCATTATGTAGGTTGTTAATGACTCCATTTAATGTTTTAATAATGGATGAGCCGACAAACCACTTAGATATTGCTTCTAAAAATGTTCTCAAAAAAGCACTAAAAAACTTTAAAGGAACTTTAATTTTAGTATCGCACGATCGTGATTTTCTTCAAGGTTTGGCAACGAATGTTTATGGTTTCAAGGATAAAGAAATTAAAAAATATTTAGGAGGAATTGATTATTTCTTAGAACAACATAAAATGGAAAGCTTACGTGAAGCCGAAAAGAAAACAGTTGTAAAAGAAGAAAAATCAACAAGTAAAAAAGAAGCGTATAAATTATCTAAAGAAGAAGAGAAAGAACTGAGGAAATTAAAAAATAGATCTTCTAAAGTAGAAAATTTAATAGCTGATTTAGAAGCTGAAATTGAAGCAATAGATTTAGAGTTAGCTCAGAATTATGATGAAGTTTCTGCAAGGCCAAATTTCTTTGAAGAATATAAAGCAAAGAAAAATAAACTAGATGATTTAATGATAGAATGGGAAGAAGTAGAAGAGAAAATTTCAGATTTTAAATAA
- a CDS encoding DUF983 domain-containing protein codes for MLGKGSKLNSILNNKCPRCQKGDFFKHKASFNINKVTTIHDNCSHCNLKYMMEPSFFFGAMYVNYALAVALFVAIFIISKVFLQQTILTSFIAVVVISLLLTPFTLRLSRIIWINLFVHYNKKYADNKVVEETNS; via the coding sequence ATGCTAGGTAAAGGATCTAAATTGAATAGCATTCTAAATAATAAATGTCCAAGATGCCAAAAAGGTGATTTTTTTAAGCATAAAGCATCTTTTAATATTAATAAAGTAACTACAATTCACGATAATTGCTCGCATTGTAATTTAAAATACATGATGGAACCTTCTTTCTTTTTTGGTGCTATGTATGTTAATTATGCTTTAGCTGTAGCCTTATTTGTCGCTATTTTTATTATTTCAAAAGTATTTTTACAACAAACGATTCTAACAAGCTTTATTGCTGTAGTTGTAATTTCATTATTACTAACACCTTTCACGTTAAGATTGTCTCGTATTATTTGGATTAATTTGTTTGTGCATTACAATAAAAAATACGCTGACAACAAAGTAGTAGAAGAGACTAATTCGTAA
- a CDS encoding NAD(P)/FAD-dependent oxidoreductase, giving the protein MKVDYIVVGLGLAGLAFCEELIQANKSFIVFEDNSQNSSSVASGTYNPVILKRFTPVWNGHQQLELALPFYEKVSEKLGKEFDTRFSTKKVFNSVGDENNWFIASDKPMLAQYMNPEIFKTKIKGVIGDFGFGELLGTGRIATKDLINKYRTYLNEQQKLETDSFNYENLNIDNEKVSYHKIKASKVVFCEGFGLKKNPFFNHLPLNGTKGEIITIYAPELNIDFLLKSSVFVLPLGKDFYKVGATFNWTDKTLSPTEEGKQELVNKLEKTISVPYQIIDQTAGIRPTVKDRRPLVGVNEKYSNLAVLNGLGTRGVMIAPTVAKNLFNHLEKGEKLDPEIDIKRFTN; this is encoded by the coding sequence ATGAAAGTGGATTATATCGTTGTTGGTTTAGGATTAGCAGGTTTAGCTTTTTGCGAAGAGTTAATTCAGGCAAATAAAAGCTTTATTGTTTTTGAAGATAATTCTCAAAATTCTTCAAGTGTGGCAAGTGGTACATACAATCCTGTTATTTTAAAACGTTTCACACCAGTTTGGAACGGACATCAACAACTAGAATTAGCATTGCCTTTCTATGAAAAAGTTTCAGAAAAACTAGGCAAAGAATTCGATACTAGATTTTCAACCAAAAAAGTATTTAATTCAGTTGGCGATGAAAATAATTGGTTTATCGCTTCAGACAAACCGATGTTAGCTCAATATATGAATCCAGAAATATTTAAGACCAAAATTAAAGGAGTAATTGGTGATTTCGGTTTTGGAGAGTTATTAGGAACAGGAAGAATAGCAACTAAAGATTTAATCAATAAGTACAGAACTTACTTAAATGAACAGCAAAAACTAGAAACTGACTCTTTTAATTACGAAAATTTAAATATTGATAATGAAAAAGTTTCCTACCATAAAATAAAAGCTTCTAAAGTTGTTTTTTGTGAAGGTTTTGGATTGAAAAAGAATCCTTTTTTCAATCATTTACCTTTAAATGGAACAAAAGGAGAAATCATAACGATTTACGCTCCAGAATTAAATATAGATTTTCTTTTAAAATCTTCTGTTTTTGTATTACCACTTGGTAAAGATTTTTATAAAGTTGGAGCAACTTTTAATTGGACAGATAAAACCTTATCTCCTACTGAAGAAGGAAAACAAGAATTGGTTAACAAACTAGAAAAAACAATTTCAGTCCCGTATCAAATTATAGATCAAACAGCAGGAATTCGTCCTACAGTTAAAGATCGTAGGCCTTTAGTTGGAGTGAACGAAAAATATTCGAATTTAGCTGTTTTAAACGGTTTAGGAACAAGAGGTGTAATGATAGCACCAACTGTTGCTAAAAATCTATTTAATCATCTGGAAAAAGGTGAAAAATTAGATCCCGAAATTGATATTAAAAGATTTACGAATTAG
- the porN gene encoding type IX secretion system ring subunit PorN/GldN, whose translation MNWKRFNLVIIALSITSVTFAQANLLNAKKVEEIGVKSQEQIDSDDDKPLPYGYISDRDVLWSKVVWEFIDLNQKINLPYYYPVDTASTSNNRRSLFDTLMKGIKDGRIKEVYNDSYFTSKIGMKEIEEKTFNLREIDGGEENGGYNDPYYVQSEDIKGYRIKGIWYFDKRQGELKYRMLAIAPMGPDVQVMGVDDIEDDEIYELFWVFFPDAREVLHDSKVFNPKNSAHPISYDNLLNARRFNSIVIKEENLYGDRQISDYIRGNSLFQLLEANRIKEGIRDREMDMWNY comes from the coding sequence ATGAATTGGAAGCGTTTTAATTTGGTGATTATAGCATTGTCTATAACCAGTGTTACATTTGCACAAGCCAATCTATTAAATGCTAAAAAAGTAGAGGAGATTGGAGTGAAGAGTCAAGAACAAATTGATTCTGATGATGACAAGCCACTACCGTATGGATACATAAGCGATAGAGACGTTTTATGGTCTAAAGTGGTATGGGAGTTTATAGACTTAAATCAAAAAATCAACTTACCTTACTATTATCCAGTTGATACAGCAAGTACTTCTAATAACAGACGCTCGTTGTTCGATACATTAATGAAAGGTATCAAAGATGGTAGAATTAAGGAAGTTTATAATGACTCTTATTTTACTTCTAAGATAGGAATGAAAGAAATCGAAGAGAAGACATTTAATCTAAGAGAAATAGATGGAGGTGAAGAGAACGGTGGTTATAACGATCCTTACTATGTTCAATCAGAGGATATTAAAGGATATAGGATCAAAGGTATTTGGTATTTTGACAAGCGTCAAGGTGAGTTAAAATATAGAATGTTAGCGATTGCACCTATGGGACCAGACGTTCAAGTGATGGGAGTTGATGATATTGAAGATGATGAAATTTATGAGTTATTTTGGGTATTCTTCCCAGATGCTCGTGAAGTTTTACATGATTCTAAAGTATTTAACCCAAAGAATTCAGCACACCCAATTTCTTATGACAACCTTTTAAATGCTCGTCGTTTTAACTCCATAGTTATAAAAGAAGAGAATTTATATGGTGACCGTCAAATTAGCGACTATATTAGAGGGAATTCTTTATTCCAGTTGTTAGAAGCAAATAGAATTAAAGAAGGAATACGTGACCGTGAAATGGACATGTGGAATTATTAA
- the porM gene encoding type IX secretion system motor protein PorM/GldM, whose product MAGGKQSPRQKMINLMYLIFIAMLAMNMSKEVLSAFGLMNEKLSDANVRATESNKRAYESLALKASEQEKQYGAAKEKTDALKAQADSFYSYLEDLKGKMTADLKDKKDYETMDKSKFLDELFFVSGTITPEGKEFVSKMDEFKKASLEVLGETELASVVSSRFSTDPVKNKDGKQLNWLNYHYEGFPLVASLTKLTQIQADIKATESDALSTLLQGELESAVSLKNYEAMVVFEKNAYYPGEKLSGKIVLGKNDPNLTAEKVTINGKDWPEDKIKAGQVILDGPAGSVGDRAIKGTFTFKENDSLVEIPISGGYSVIPRPNEAVISADKMNAVYRGLVNPMTISMPGVPSNKVSASAPGLSRSKGDSYVMRPGKGNEVTIRVTGTLPDGKRVSSNKKFRIKDIPPALGKVRGQYGTVSMPKASVARTTIAAGLPDFLFDLNLKVVSFKIKVEGQPAVPVTGTKMNARAKQVIAKARRGGLINIFDIKAVVAGSGVPVKRVGGVNIKVSN is encoded by the coding sequence ATGGCAGGCGGAAAACAATCTCCAAGACAGAAGATGATTAACCTTATGTATCTTATCTTCATTGCAATGTTAGCAATGAACATGAGTAAAGAGGTGTTATCAGCTTTTGGATTGATGAACGAAAAATTATCAGATGCTAACGTTAGAGCAACTGAATCAAATAAAAGAGCATACGAAAGTTTAGCATTAAAAGCATCAGAGCAAGAAAAGCAATATGGTGCAGCTAAAGAGAAAACAGATGCTTTAAAAGCACAGGCAGATTCATTTTATTCTTATTTAGAAGACTTAAAAGGAAAAATGACTGCTGATCTTAAAGATAAGAAAGACTACGAAACAATGGATAAGTCTAAATTTTTAGACGAATTGTTTTTTGTTAGTGGAACAATCACTCCAGAAGGAAAAGAATTCGTTTCTAAAATGGATGAGTTCAAAAAAGCTTCTTTAGAAGTTTTAGGAGAGACTGAACTAGCAAGTGTAGTATCTAGTCGTTTTAGTACAGATCCTGTAAAAAATAAAGATGGTAAACAATTAAATTGGTTAAACTACCATTACGAAGGTTTCCCTTTAGTAGCATCTTTAACTAAGTTAACTCAAATTCAAGCAGATATTAAAGCTACTGAATCTGATGCATTATCTACTTTATTACAAGGTGAATTAGAAAGCGCTGTTTCATTAAAGAATTATGAAGCAATGGTTGTATTCGAAAAGAATGCATACTATCCTGGTGAAAAATTATCTGGTAAAATTGTATTAGGTAAAAATGATCCAAATTTAACAGCAGAGAAAGTTACTATTAATGGTAAAGATTGGCCAGAAGATAAAATTAAAGCTGGTCAGGTAATCTTAGATGGACCTGCAGGAAGTGTTGGAGATAGAGCTATTAAAGGAACATTTACGTTTAAAGAGAATGATTCATTAGTTGAAATTCCAATTAGCGGAGGATACTCAGTTATCCCTCGTCCAAATGAAGCTGTAATTTCTGCGGATAAGATGAATGCAGTATATCGTGGTTTAGTAAACCCAATGACGATTTCTATGCCAGGTGTACCTTCAAATAAAGTTTCAGCAAGCGCACCAGGTTTATCGAGAAGTAAAGGAGATAGCTATGTTATGCGTCCTGGTAAAGGAAACGAAGTAACAATTCGTGTAACTGGAACATTACCTGACGGAAAAAGAGTAAGTTCTAACAAAAAATTTAGAATAAAAGACATACCTCCAGCGTTAGGTAAAGTAAGAGGTCAATACGGAACAGTATCTATGCCAAAAGCAAGTGTAGCGAGAACTACTATCGCGGCAGGTTTACCTGATTTCTTATTTGACTTAAATTTAAAAGTAGTTAGCTTTAAAATCAAGGTAGAAGGTCAGCCAGCTGTTCCTGTTACTGGAACAAAAATGAATGCAAGAGCTAAACAAGTAATAGCAAAAGCCAGAAGAGGCGGATTAATTAATATTTTCGATATCAAAGCTGTAGTAGCTGGATCAGGAGTTCCTGTGAAACGCGTTGGTGGAGTAAATATTAAGGTATCAAATTAA
- the porL gene encoding type IX secretion system motor protein PorL/GldL, whose amino-acid sequence MAQSNSTKKLFNMAYGLGAAIVILGALFKIQHIKLGPLTGGLMLTIGMIVEAVVFALSAFEPVEDELDWTKVYPELADGSSTGKKKKEKEATPEEAQSLLSQKLDNILKEAKLDAQLVSRLGDSIKGFQGAVEPLAQASQSISATNNYNEQISKAASQMASLNSLYQTQVENASKQTELNSAMVENSQRLQEQMQSLATNLSSLNGVYGGMLTAMSTK is encoded by the coding sequence ATGGCACAATCAAACTCAACTAAGAAATTATTCAACATGGCTTATGGTTTAGGAGCTGCAATTGTGATTCTTGGAGCGTTATTCAAGATCCAGCACATTAAGCTTGGTCCTTTAACAGGTGGACTTATGCTTACCATAGGTATGATTGTAGAGGCTGTTGTATTCGCATTATCTGCATTTGAACCTGTTGAAGATGAATTAGATTGGACTAAAGTTTATCCTGAATTAGCAGACGGATCTTCTACTGGTAAAAAGAAGAAAGAAAAAGAAGCTACTCCAGAAGAAGCTCAATCATTATTATCTCAAAAATTAGATAATATTTTAAAAGAGGCTAAATTAGATGCACAATTAGTATCTAGGTTAGGAGACAGTATTAAAGGTTTCCAAGGAGCTGTTGAGCCTTTAGCACAAGCATCTCAATCTATTTCTGCTACAAACAACTACAATGAGCAAATATCTAAAGCAGCTTCTCAAATGGCTTCTTTAAATAGCTTATATCAAACGCAAGTAGAAAATGCTTCAAAGCAAACAGAATTAAATTCTGCAATGGTTGAAAATAGCCAACGTTTACAAGAACAAATGCAATCTTTAGCAACAAACTTATCTTCATTAAATGGAGTGTATGGTGGAATGCTTACTGCTATGAGCACTAAATAA
- the porK gene encoding T9SS ring complex lipoprotein PorK/GldK, with the protein MKKVALFTLIIALVYSCGSNNDRGELTGVKSKRKWFAEKPYGMVFIKGGSFTMGKQDEDPLGAMNAPTRTVTVQPFYMDETEITNSEYKQFVHWVRDSVIRTKLAYQAEFALGDEDLTGDGAKRAEGIQLYAFASKDTTNESPYQKYMRENYYEVGEGIDSIKPLNWEEELVWNKEDYPDEDYVEVMDSLYIKKDESLNGIRTFNTKLLNYRYFWFDNEEAARTGKNRKDFLKDETLNVYPDTTVWIKDFNYSYNDPMHQEYFAHKAFEDYPVVGISWHQARAFCHWRTKNKNSYQRSKKNLGLVPAFRLPTEAEWEYAARGGLDYAKYPWGGPSTTSDRGCFLANFKPVRGDYAADGALYTVEAVSYNPNGFGLYNMAGNVAEWTNTAYNQMSYYMGSTMNPNVENRENHRKIVRGGSWKDVAYFLEVGSRDWEYADTARSYIGFRTVQDYLGTKKQ; encoded by the coding sequence ATGAAGAAAGTAGCACTGTTTACCCTAATAATAGCACTCGTTTACAGTTGTGGTTCTAACAATGATAGAGGAGAGCTTACTGGTGTTAAATCAAAGAGAAAATGGTTCGCAGAAAAACCTTACGGAATGGTTTTTATTAAAGGTGGTTCGTTTACTATGGGTAAACAAGATGAAGACCCATTAGGCGCTATGAATGCCCCAACAAGAACAGTTACAGTTCAACCATTTTATATGGATGAAACCGAAATTACTAACAGTGAATACAAACAATTCGTTCATTGGGTTAGAGATTCTGTAATTAGAACAAAATTAGCGTATCAAGCAGAATTTGCACTTGGAGATGAAGATTTAACAGGTGATGGTGCAAAAAGAGCAGAAGGAATTCAATTGTATGCTTTTGCATCTAAAGATACGACAAACGAATCTCCATACCAGAAATATATGAGAGAGAACTACTACGAAGTAGGAGAAGGGATAGATTCTATAAAACCATTAAATTGGGAAGAAGAGTTAGTATGGAATAAAGAAGATTACCCAGATGAAGATTATGTAGAAGTAATGGATTCTCTATACATTAAAAAAGATGAGTCTTTAAATGGTATAAGAACATTTAATACAAAATTATTAAACTACAGATATTTTTGGTTTGACAATGAAGAAGCAGCTAGAACAGGTAAAAACAGAAAAGATTTCTTAAAAGATGAAACTTTAAATGTGTACCCAGATACTACTGTATGGATTAAAGACTTCAACTACTCTTATAACGATCCAATGCACCAAGAGTATTTTGCACATAAAGCATTCGAAGATTATCCAGTTGTTGGTATTAGTTGGCATCAAGCAAGAGCTTTTTGTCACTGGAGAACTAAAAACAAAAACTCTTATCAAAGATCAAAGAAAAATCTAGGTTTAGTTCCAGCGTTTAGGTTACCTACAGAAGCAGAATGGGAATATGCCGCTCGTGGAGGTTTAGATTATGCAAAATATCCATGGGGAGGTCCAAGTACAACGAGTGATAGGGGCTGTTTCTTAGCAAACTTTAAGCCAGTACGTGGAGATTATGCTGCCGATGGTGCTTTATACACAGTAGAAGCTGTTTCGTATAATCCAAATGGATTTGGATTGTATAACATGGCAGGTAATGTTGCAGAGTGGACTAACACAGCTTATAACCAAATGTCTTATTACATGGGGTCAACAATGAACCCAAATGTTGAAAATAGAGAAAATCATCGTAAAATTGTTCGTGGAGGTTCTTGGAAAGATGTAGCTTACTTTTTAGAAGTTGGTTCTCGTGATTGGGAATATGCAGATACGGCTAGAAGTTACATAGGTTTCAGAACAGTTCAAGATTACCTTGGTACAAAAAAACAGTAA
- a CDS encoding formimidoylglutamase yields the protein MNTDFLSPISKKITASLADLPTETLGNKIMIHSEESGFPDLENVSVALVGVKEGRKSINNLGSGEDLSKIRQGFYKLFPGDWNITIADLGNIEQGNTVEDTYFAVSNVVSALVKQNITVVIIGGGQDVTYANYRAYDTLEQTINLVSVDSHFNLGTLEDDLNSQSYLSKIIMEEPNNLFNYSNIGYQTYYNSQDEIKLLQNLYFDAFRLGEVNNNISLVEPILRDADIVSIDIGSIKQSDAPGNGNANPNGFFGDKLCAIARYAGISDKVSSFGVYEYNDRFDNYNQTSSLIAQAIWYFVEGVNYRAKDYPYCCKKNYEKFSVILDDDDPINFYKSDKSGRWWMEINLITDNKYRRHALIPCAYQDYLKAIEQKIPERWYKAQQKLT from the coding sequence ATGAATACAGATTTTTTATCTCCTATCAGTAAAAAAATAACAGCTAGTTTAGCTGATTTACCAACTGAAACTTTAGGAAATAAGATAATGATCCACTCAGAAGAAAGTGGTTTTCCTGACTTAGAAAATGTCAGCGTAGCTCTAGTAGGAGTTAAGGAAGGGAGGAAATCAATTAATAACCTTGGTAGTGGAGAGGATTTATCGAAAATAAGACAAGGTTTTTACAAATTGTTTCCTGGTGATTGGAATATTACTATAGCCGATTTAGGAAATATAGAACAAGGAAATACTGTAGAAGATACATATTTCGCTGTGTCTAATGTGGTGTCGGCTTTAGTAAAACAGAATATAACTGTAGTTATAATCGGAGGAGGGCAAGATGTAACATATGCTAATTATAGAGCATATGATACATTAGAACAAACAATAAATTTAGTATCAGTAGATAGTCATTTCAATCTAGGAACATTAGAAGATGATTTGAACTCTCAATCTTATTTAAGTAAGATTATAATGGAGGAACCAAACAATCTGTTTAATTACAGTAATATTGGCTACCAAACGTATTATAACTCACAAGACGAGATTAAACTTTTACAAAATTTATATTTTGATGCTTTTAGATTGGGAGAAGTTAATAATAATATATCGTTAGTAGAACCTATTCTAAGAGATGCAGATATCGTTAGTATAGATATTGGAAGTATTAAGCAAAGTGATGCGCCAGGAAACGGAAATGCAAATCCGAATGGTTTTTTTGGAGATAAACTTTGTGCAATAGCAAGATATGCAGGAATAAGTGACAAAGTATCTTCTTTTGGTGTCTATGAGTATAACGATAGATTTGATAATTATAACCAAACATCTAGTCTAATTGCCCAAGCAATTTGGTATTTCGTCGAAGGTGTTAATTATAGAGCGAAGGATTATCCGTATTGTTGCAAAAAAAATTACGAAAAGTTTAGTGTAATTTTAGACGATGATGACCCTATCAATTTCTATAAGAGCGATAAAAGTGGTCGTTGGTGGATGGAGATTAATCTAATTACAGATAATAAATATCGAAGACATGCGTTAATACCATGTGCCTACCAAGATTATTTGAAGGCTATAGAACAAAAAATTCCTGAAAGATGGTACAAAGCACAGCAAAAGCTAACATAA